A region of Thermovirga sp. DNA encodes the following proteins:
- the greA gene encoding transcription elongation factor GreA codes for MSDVTNSDHIDMTREGYEKLKAELVSLRSEGRQEIAKLLEEARGFGDLNENAEYHSAKEAQGKLETRIQWLEYQLGKAKIVEPEDIDPSRAGLGTTVTLLDLDGGNSLRYTIVGSEESDPAANKISASSPVGQAVIGKVIGEELTVEVPKGTRKFRITDISILPSG; via the coding sequence ATGTCAGATGTTACAAATTCCGACCACATCGACATGACCCGGGAGGGATACGAGAAACTGAAGGCAGAACTGGTCTCGCTTAGAAGCGAGGGGCGCCAGGAGATCGCAAAGTTGCTGGAGGAAGCCCGTGGCTTCGGGGACCTCAACGAGAACGCAGAGTACCATTCCGCCAAGGAAGCCCAAGGCAAGCTGGAAACGAGGATACAGTGGCTGGAATACCAGTTGGGCAAGGCCAAGATAGTCGAGCCGGAGGACATCGATCCCTCGAGGGCCGGCCTCGGGACGACGGTGACCCTGCTCGATCTCGATGGCGGCAACAGTCTTCGCTATACCATTGTCGGCTCCGAAGAGTCGGACCCGGCCGCAAACAAGATATCCGCCAGCAGCCCCGTTGGGCAGGCCGTGATCGGCAAGGTCATCGGGGAGGAACTCACCGTCGAGGTTCCCAAGGGCACCAGGAAGTTCAGGATTACGGATATCTCCATCCTACCGTCGGGTTAA
- a CDS encoding D-alanine--D-alanine ligase codes for MPADATRVAVLFGGDSPEREVSLSSGGALCSALGAAAFLVEPLEADNSRSMLEMIERSAADIFFIALHGSWGEDGRIQATLDLMGRVYTGSGATACALAMDKRASKALFSADGVPTPRAVFLFSGERVSGDAGRKAKQALERWGRIVVKPSGCGSTVGVTIVSSPSEVEKALSLAFSLDSAALVEEYIPGREVTVTVWEEMGKISILPVIQIESRQGFYNYQAKYTPGQAEYLCPAPLAPSEEAAVAEAAIAAHRSLGCRIFSRVDLRLTREGYPLVLEVNTVPGMTATSLVPKSAAAMGWDFDELARRIVRSSLELRSAGTRLLTRR; via the coding sequence ATGCCAGCCGATGCTACCAGGGTGGCCGTTCTTTTCGGAGGCGATAGCCCCGAAAGGGAGGTTTCCCTCTCCAGCGGCGGCGCCCTATGCTCCGCCCTGGGGGCCGCAGCTTTTCTCGTGGAACCCCTGGAAGCTGATAACTCCCGATCCATGTTGGAAATGATCGAGCGCTCAGCGGCCGATATCTTCTTCATCGCCCTCCACGGTTCCTGGGGGGAGGACGGAAGGATCCAGGCAACCCTGGACCTGATGGGGAGGGTTTATACTGGATCGGGTGCCACGGCCTGCGCCCTGGCCATGGACAAGCGGGCGAGCAAGGCCCTCTTCTCAGCCGACGGCGTGCCGACGCCGCGGGCGGTCTTCCTGTTTTCTGGCGAAAGGGTTTCCGGCGATGCCGGGAGAAAGGCAAAGCAGGCCCTCGAACGATGGGGAAGGATCGTGGTAAAGCCCTCGGGGTGTGGGAGCACGGTGGGAGTGACGATAGTATCCTCGCCTTCGGAGGTGGAGAAAGCCCTTTCGCTGGCCTTCTCCTTGGATAGCGCCGCCCTTGTGGAGGAGTACATTCCCGGGAGGGAGGTCACCGTAACCGTGTGGGAGGAGATGGGAAAGATCTCCATCCTCCCCGTGATCCAGATAGAATCCCGCCAGGGTTTTTACAACTACCAGGCCAAGTACACCCCTGGACAGGCGGAGTACCTCTGCCCCGCACCGCTGGCCCCCTCCGAAGAGGCTGCAGTGGCGGAAGCAGCCATCGCCGCCCACAGGTCCCTGGGCTGCAGGATCTTCAGCAGGGTCGACCTACGGCTGACCAGGGAGGGTTATCCGTTGGTCCTGGAGGTTAATACGGTACCCGGCATGACGGCCACGAGCCTGGTGCCGAAGTCCGCGGCCGCCATGGGGTGGGATTTCGATGAACTTGCCCGGAGGATCGTCAGGTCCTCCCTTGAGTTGAGATCCGCGGGAACCCGCCTTTTAACCCGACGGTAG